Proteins from one Porites lutea chromosome 3, jaPorLute2.1, whole genome shotgun sequence genomic window:
- the LOC140931422 gene encoding plexin domain-containing protein 2-like isoform X3: MMKCLVVFLYFGAFLPCFYLECKAFIYDGFSQHVQYSGRESENILFIDKFHHHRSKRNADSNAPSCKVNNCTYVKTLKLSFIFPYYGHYLDSVVLTTGGFLYMDFYNTSLLTDVQYLAPLMAYFSPDHHPDSKVITLDDGLQLTVQWSKVYLRNRTHDGHFTFQCTLHKNGTIWFAYKEIPVNVSSIPDVRYHPVRVGISDAYVRYYRRLGRPGIIYRVFHIYSQVNITKNGVVNGSAVVFHPLTSCVNATSCTECMKRKQTTEFDCQWCPQTKRCSDKTDRNRAEWDLNGCSQNAVNQPSDERCVAGTERYGCVNATSCTECMKRKQTTEFDCQWCPQTKRCSDKTDRNRTEWDLNRCSQDAVNQPSDERCVAGTEQEKQQQKSKGGLGAKEPKGGVGAGAIVGICIVLLLIIGMAAWCVYAYRNPTTKSGLFLIDVSATRLFGIWLLGVPGSCSSAVVMEPVKQLLLILSRRCCEGGSGDGHTFSQK, from the exons CATTTATCTATGATGGATTCTCACAACATGTTCAGTACTCTGGGAGAGAATCAGAAAACATATTGTTTATTGACAAGTTTCATCATCACCGGTCTAAAAGAAATGCAGATTCAAATGCACCAAGTTGCAAAGTGAATAACTGCACATATGTTAAG ACACTTAAGCTCAGCTTTATCTTCCCATACTATGGTCACTACCTTGATAGTGTGGTGCTGACAACTGGAG GTTTCCTGTACATGGATTTTTATAACACATCTCTTCTGACAGACGTGCAATACTTAGCTCCTCTCATGGCTTACTTCAGTCCAGATCATCATCCAGATTCTAAAGTCATCACCCTTGACGATG gtTTACAGCTGACAGTACAGTGGTCAAAAGTTTATCTTCGTAACAGAACTCATG ATGGACACTTCACATTTCAGTGCACTTTACATAAGAATGGTACAATATGGTTCGCATACAAAGAG ATCCCAGTTAATGTGTCAAGCATTCCTGATGTACGATACCACCCTGTGAGAGTAGGCATATCCGATGCATATGTAAGATATTACCGACGTTTAGGGAGGCCTGGAATCATCTACCGAGTCTTTCATATATACAGTCAAGTGAATATTACCAAGAACGGTGTTGTCAATGGATCAGCAGTGGTGTTCCACCCTCTAAcaa GCTGTGTTAATGCCACCTCATGTACAGAGTGTATGAAGCGGAAGCAAACAACAGAATTTGACTGTCAGTGGTGCCCGCAGACTAAAAG GTGCTCTGATAAAACAGATCGTAATCGTGCAGAATGGGACCTCAATGGGTGCAGTCAAAATGCCGTCAATCAG CCGTCAGATGAGAGATGCGTGGCAGGTACGGAACGCTACG GCTGTGTTAATGCCACCTCATGTACAGAGTGTATGAAGCGGAAGCAAACAACAGAATTTGACTGTCAGTGGTGCCCGCAGACTAAAAG GTGCTCTGATAAAACAGATCGTAATCGTACAGAATGGGACCTCAATAGGTGCAGTCAAGATGCCGTCAATCAG CCGTCAGATGAGAGATGCGTGGCAGGTACGGAACAGGAAAAGCAACAGCAAAAATCCAAGGGAGGTCTAGGAGCAAAAGAACCCAAGGGAGGTGTAGGAGCTGGGGCCATTGTTGGCATCTGTATTGTACTATTGTTGATCATTGGTATGGCAGCATGGTGTGTGTATGCTTACCGCAATCCAACCACCAAATCAGGACTCTTCCTTATTGATGTAAGTGCCACACGGCTGTTTGGTATCTG GCTACTCGGCGTCCCAGGGAGCTGTTCCAGCGCAGTGGTGATGGAGCCAGTAAAGCAGCTCCTTCTGATATTAAGCCGCAGATGCTGTGAGGGAGGGAGCGGGGACGGACATACTTTCAGCCAAAAATAA
- the LOC140931422 gene encoding plexin domain-containing protein 2-like isoform X2 — translation MMKCLVVFLYFGAFLPCFYLECKAFIYDGFSQHVQYSGRESENILFIDKFHHHRSKRNADSNAPSCKVNNCTYVKVNHKYYVSHTYISGQRFWRNIKENPKSKVHPLSQSFLKKSTLKLSFIFPYYGHYLDSVVLTTGGFLYMDFYNTSLLTDVQYLAPLMAYFSPDHHPDSKVITLDDGLQLTVQWSKVYLRNRTHDGHFTFQCTLHKNGTIWFAYKEIPVNVSSIPDVRYHPVRVGISDAYVRYYRRLGRPGIIYRVFHIYSQVNITKNGVVNGSAVVFHPLTSCVNATSCTECMKRKQTTEFDCQWCPQTKRCSDKTDRNRAEWDLNGCSQNAVNQPSDERCVAGTERYGCVNATSCTECMKRKQTTEFDCQWCPQTKRCSDKTDRNRTEWDLNRCSQDAVNQPSDERCVAGTEQEKQQQKSKGGLGAKEPKGGVGAGAIVGICIVLLLIIGMAAWCVYAYRNPTTKSGLFLIDATRRPRELFQRSGDGASKAAPSDIKPQML, via the exons CATTTATCTATGATGGATTCTCACAACATGTTCAGTACTCTGGGAGAGAATCAGAAAACATATTGTTTATTGACAAGTTTCATCATCACCGGTCTAAAAGAAATGCAGATTCAAATGCACCAAGTTGCAAAGTGAATAACTGCACATATGTTAAG GTTAATCATAAGTATTATGTGTCTCATACATATATCAGTGGCCAAAGATTTTGGCGGAATATAAAGGAAAATCCTAAAAGCAAAGTCCACCCTCTTTCACAGAGCTTCTTAAAAAAGTCG ACACTTAAGCTCAGCTTTATCTTCCCATACTATGGTCACTACCTTGATAGTGTGGTGCTGACAACTGGAG GTTTCCTGTACATGGATTTTTATAACACATCTCTTCTGACAGACGTGCAATACTTAGCTCCTCTCATGGCTTACTTCAGTCCAGATCATCATCCAGATTCTAAAGTCATCACCCTTGACGATG gtTTACAGCTGACAGTACAGTGGTCAAAAGTTTATCTTCGTAACAGAACTCATG ATGGACACTTCACATTTCAGTGCACTTTACATAAGAATGGTACAATATGGTTCGCATACAAAGAG ATCCCAGTTAATGTGTCAAGCATTCCTGATGTACGATACCACCCTGTGAGAGTAGGCATATCCGATGCATATGTAAGATATTACCGACGTTTAGGGAGGCCTGGAATCATCTACCGAGTCTTTCATATATACAGTCAAGTGAATATTACCAAGAACGGTGTTGTCAATGGATCAGCAGTGGTGTTCCACCCTCTAAcaa GCTGTGTTAATGCCACCTCATGTACAGAGTGTATGAAGCGGAAGCAAACAACAGAATTTGACTGTCAGTGGTGCCCGCAGACTAAAAG GTGCTCTGATAAAACAGATCGTAATCGTGCAGAATGGGACCTCAATGGGTGCAGTCAAAATGCCGTCAATCAG CCGTCAGATGAGAGATGCGTGGCAGGTACGGAACGCTACG GCTGTGTTAATGCCACCTCATGTACAGAGTGTATGAAGCGGAAGCAAACAACAGAATTTGACTGTCAGTGGTGCCCGCAGACTAAAAG GTGCTCTGATAAAACAGATCGTAATCGTACAGAATGGGACCTCAATAGGTGCAGTCAAGATGCCGTCAATCAG CCGTCAGATGAGAGATGCGTGGCAGGTACGGAACAGGAAAAGCAACAGCAAAAATCCAAGGGAGGTCTAGGAGCAAAAGAACCCAAGGGAGGTGTAGGAGCTGGGGCCATTGTTGGCATCTGTATTGTACTATTGTTGATCATTGGTATGGCAGCATGGTGTGTGTATGCTTACCGCAATCCAACCACCAAATCAGGACTCTTCCTTATTGAT GCTACTCGGCGTCCCAGGGAGCTGTTCCAGCGCAGTGGTGATGGAGCCAGTAAAGCAGCTCCTTCTGATATTAAGCCGCAGATGCTGTGA
- the LOC140931422 gene encoding plexin domain-containing protein 2-like isoform X4, with the protein MMKCLVVFLYFGAFLPCFYLECKAFIYDGFSQHVQYSGRESENILFIDKFHHHRSKRNADSNAPSCKVNNCTYVKVNHKYYVSHTYISGQRFWRNIKENPKSKVHPLSQSFLKKSTLKLSFIFPYYGHYLDSVVLTTGGFLYMDFYNTSLLTDVQYLAPLMAYFSPDHHPDSKVITLDDGLQLTVQWSKVYLRNRTHDGHFTFQCTLHKNGTIWFAYKEIPVNVSSIPDVRYHPVRVGISDAYVRYYRRLGRPGIIYRVFHIYSQVNITKNGVVNGSAVVFHPLTSCVNATSCTECMKRKQTTEFDCQWCPQTKRCSDKTDRNRAEWDLNGCSQNAVNQPSDERCVAGTEQEKQQQKSKGGLGAKEPKGGVGAGAIVGICIVLLLIIGMAAWCVYAYRNPTTKSGLFLIDVSATRLFGIWLLGVPGSCSSAVVMEPVKQLLLILSRRCCEGGSGDGHTFSQK; encoded by the exons CATTTATCTATGATGGATTCTCACAACATGTTCAGTACTCTGGGAGAGAATCAGAAAACATATTGTTTATTGACAAGTTTCATCATCACCGGTCTAAAAGAAATGCAGATTCAAATGCACCAAGTTGCAAAGTGAATAACTGCACATATGTTAAG GTTAATCATAAGTATTATGTGTCTCATACATATATCAGTGGCCAAAGATTTTGGCGGAATATAAAGGAAAATCCTAAAAGCAAAGTCCACCCTCTTTCACAGAGCTTCTTAAAAAAGTCG ACACTTAAGCTCAGCTTTATCTTCCCATACTATGGTCACTACCTTGATAGTGTGGTGCTGACAACTGGAG GTTTCCTGTACATGGATTTTTATAACACATCTCTTCTGACAGACGTGCAATACTTAGCTCCTCTCATGGCTTACTTCAGTCCAGATCATCATCCAGATTCTAAAGTCATCACCCTTGACGATG gtTTACAGCTGACAGTACAGTGGTCAAAAGTTTATCTTCGTAACAGAACTCATG ATGGACACTTCACATTTCAGTGCACTTTACATAAGAATGGTACAATATGGTTCGCATACAAAGAG ATCCCAGTTAATGTGTCAAGCATTCCTGATGTACGATACCACCCTGTGAGAGTAGGCATATCCGATGCATATGTAAGATATTACCGACGTTTAGGGAGGCCTGGAATCATCTACCGAGTCTTTCATATATACAGTCAAGTGAATATTACCAAGAACGGTGTTGTCAATGGATCAGCAGTGGTGTTCCACCCTCTAAcaa GCTGTGTTAATGCCACCTCATGTACAGAGTGTATGAAGCGGAAGCAAACAACAGAATTTGACTGTCAGTGGTGCCCGCAGACTAAAAG GTGCTCTGATAAAACAGATCGTAATCGTGCAGAATGGGACCTCAATGGGTGCAGTCAAAATGCCGTCAATCAG CCGTCAGATGAGAGATGCGTGGCAGGTACGGAACAGGAAAAGCAACAGCAAAAATCCAAGGGAGGTCTAGGAGCAAAAGAACCCAAGGGAGGTGTAGGAGCTGGGGCCATTGTTGGCATCTGTATTGTACTATTGTTGATCATTGGTATGGCAGCATGGTGTGTGTATGCTTACCGCAATCCAACCACCAAATCAGGACTCTTCCTTATTGATGTAAGTGCCACACGGCTGTTTGGTATCTG GCTACTCGGCGTCCCAGGGAGCTGTTCCAGCGCAGTGGTGATGGAGCCAGTAAAGCAGCTCCTTCTGATATTAAGCCGCAGATGCTGTGAGGGAGGGAGCGGGGACGGACATACTTTCAGCCAAAAATAA
- the LOC140931422 gene encoding plexin domain-containing protein 2-like isoform X1 yields the protein MMKCLVVFLYFGAFLPCFYLECKAFIYDGFSQHVQYSGRESENILFIDKFHHHRSKRNADSNAPSCKVNNCTYVKVNHKYYVSHTYISGQRFWRNIKENPKSKVHPLSQSFLKKSTLKLSFIFPYYGHYLDSVVLTTGGFLYMDFYNTSLLTDVQYLAPLMAYFSPDHHPDSKVITLDDGLQLTVQWSKVYLRNRTHDGHFTFQCTLHKNGTIWFAYKEIPVNVSSIPDVRYHPVRVGISDAYVRYYRRLGRPGIIYRVFHIYSQVNITKNGVVNGSAVVFHPLTSCVNATSCTECMKRKQTTEFDCQWCPQTKRCSDKTDRNRAEWDLNGCSQNAVNQPSDERCVAGTERYGCVNATSCTECMKRKQTTEFDCQWCPQTKRCSDKTDRNRTEWDLNRCSQDAVNQPSDERCVAGTEQEKQQQKSKGGLGAKEPKGGVGAGAIVGICIVLLLIIGMAAWCVYAYRNPTTKSGLFLIDVSATRLFGIWLLGVPGSCSSAVVMEPVKQLLLILSRRCCEGGSGDGHTFSQK from the exons CATTTATCTATGATGGATTCTCACAACATGTTCAGTACTCTGGGAGAGAATCAGAAAACATATTGTTTATTGACAAGTTTCATCATCACCGGTCTAAAAGAAATGCAGATTCAAATGCACCAAGTTGCAAAGTGAATAACTGCACATATGTTAAG GTTAATCATAAGTATTATGTGTCTCATACATATATCAGTGGCCAAAGATTTTGGCGGAATATAAAGGAAAATCCTAAAAGCAAAGTCCACCCTCTTTCACAGAGCTTCTTAAAAAAGTCG ACACTTAAGCTCAGCTTTATCTTCCCATACTATGGTCACTACCTTGATAGTGTGGTGCTGACAACTGGAG GTTTCCTGTACATGGATTTTTATAACACATCTCTTCTGACAGACGTGCAATACTTAGCTCCTCTCATGGCTTACTTCAGTCCAGATCATCATCCAGATTCTAAAGTCATCACCCTTGACGATG gtTTACAGCTGACAGTACAGTGGTCAAAAGTTTATCTTCGTAACAGAACTCATG ATGGACACTTCACATTTCAGTGCACTTTACATAAGAATGGTACAATATGGTTCGCATACAAAGAG ATCCCAGTTAATGTGTCAAGCATTCCTGATGTACGATACCACCCTGTGAGAGTAGGCATATCCGATGCATATGTAAGATATTACCGACGTTTAGGGAGGCCTGGAATCATCTACCGAGTCTTTCATATATACAGTCAAGTGAATATTACCAAGAACGGTGTTGTCAATGGATCAGCAGTGGTGTTCCACCCTCTAAcaa GCTGTGTTAATGCCACCTCATGTACAGAGTGTATGAAGCGGAAGCAAACAACAGAATTTGACTGTCAGTGGTGCCCGCAGACTAAAAG GTGCTCTGATAAAACAGATCGTAATCGTGCAGAATGGGACCTCAATGGGTGCAGTCAAAATGCCGTCAATCAG CCGTCAGATGAGAGATGCGTGGCAGGTACGGAACGCTACG GCTGTGTTAATGCCACCTCATGTACAGAGTGTATGAAGCGGAAGCAAACAACAGAATTTGACTGTCAGTGGTGCCCGCAGACTAAAAG GTGCTCTGATAAAACAGATCGTAATCGTACAGAATGGGACCTCAATAGGTGCAGTCAAGATGCCGTCAATCAG CCGTCAGATGAGAGATGCGTGGCAGGTACGGAACAGGAAAAGCAACAGCAAAAATCCAAGGGAGGTCTAGGAGCAAAAGAACCCAAGGGAGGTGTAGGAGCTGGGGCCATTGTTGGCATCTGTATTGTACTATTGTTGATCATTGGTATGGCAGCATGGTGTGTGTATGCTTACCGCAATCCAACCACCAAATCAGGACTCTTCCTTATTGATGTAAGTGCCACACGGCTGTTTGGTATCTG GCTACTCGGCGTCCCAGGGAGCTGTTCCAGCGCAGTGGTGATGGAGCCAGTAAAGCAGCTCCTTCTGATATTAAGCCGCAGATGCTGTGAGGGAGGGAGCGGGGACGGACATACTTTCAGCCAAAAATAA